The Acidipropionibacterium virtanenii DNA segment CGCCGGGGGCCTCGGAGATCGGGGTCTGGACAGTCGTCGGCTCGACGCGCACGTCACGGGTGGCTTCGTAAGCCAGCAGGGTGACGAGTTCGTCGGCCAGGCGCCGGAACTCCGGGCTCGGGGTGGCCGTCGAGCGCAGCAGGGTGAGCTTGTGGGAAACGAGCGGGTGATCCATGACGTGCAGTTCCACGCCCCCAACGATCCCACATCCTCCTGCCCCGTGCGCGATCCGGGTGCCGGTCGATGATCGTCGCGCAGCGTGACATGGCAGTGCCGCCGGCCGGTCGCGTCTCGCTGCCCCGGAAGTCTTCGGGGCCCCGGAACGGCCCCTCACAGGTGTGTTTCCCGAGAATTCGACTCCCCGGGACTGTGATCCCGATAGGTTCTCTGACACGATGGGAATCGTCCGGCTCGAGGAGGTCGTTGTGTGCCCGTTCAATGACGATGATGTGGATCGGTTCGGTGAGGATCGCGGGAACGACGACGCCGAGCGGGTCGATGGCGATACTGAGGCTCTCGACGACACTGATGACCTCGACGACACCGAGCAGCTCGATGCCGACACGGACTACGAGGATCTCGACGACGACACCGACTACGACGACGGTGAGGACTCCGACGACGATGACGACGACGATGACGACGACGAGGATGATGACGATGAGGAGGACGACGACGATCTCGACGATCTCGAGGACGCCGGAAGCGACGAGATAGACCTTGTCGTGGCCCTGTACCACGACGACGGGGAACGGATCGCCGTACCGCTGGACAGCGGGCTGGCCAATGATCTGGACGAGTTCATCACTCAGCTGCGCCGGATCCCCGGTGACGCCGGTGCGGTGGGCATGATCTCGATCGACCACCAGTTCTACGTCATCGTGCGGGTGCGCGGACGCAATGTGCAGGTCTTCCTGTCCGACGCCGTCCAGGGCAACGACTGGCCGGTCGCTCGCGACGTCGCCGACTACCTCGGCGAGGACATCCCCGATGCCGATGACGATTCCGAGGCGATCGGCGATTTCGACCTGCTCTCGGACGCCGGTATCAGCGAGTTCGACATGGAGGCCTTCGCCGATCTGGACGAGGACTCCGACGAGGTGCTCGGGCGGATCGCCCGCAGGATCAACTTCGGGCCCCAGTTCGACCGGGCTTCCTCGGCGTCCATCCGCTGATCGCCGGAACTGCCGTCGGCATGGCCGAGCGCGACGAGCGGAGCGGCACGGTGCGTGCGGGCGGACCCATGTCGGCCTGGCTCGTCGCCATGTCCCGAGCTCTTGAGCTGGGCGACGAGACGGCCGCGCGAGGCGACGTGCCTGTCGGCGCAGTGCTCCTGGCCCCGGACGGTTCGGTGCTGGCGGAGGCGGCCAACGAGCGCGAGCGGACCGGGGATCCGACCGCTCACGCCGAGGTTCTGGCGATCCGGCGGGCGGCCGCGGCGCTGCAGGGTGAATCCGACGGATGGCGGCTGGAGGGCTGCACCCTGGTCGTCACTCTGGAGCCCTGCACCATGTGCGCCGGGGCGATCGTCGCGTCGCGGATCGGCCGGCTGGTCTTCGGCGCCTTCGATCCGAAGGCCGGGGCGGTGGCCTCGCTGTGGGACGTCGTGCGCGACCCGCGGCTCAACCATCGCGTCGAGGTGCATTCCGGCGTGATGGCGCAGGAGGCATCGGCCCAGCTCACGGATTTCTTCGCCGCGAGACGGTGACCCCGGAACATCTCCTGGTCGTGGATCCCTGTACCGGTTCGCCAGGGGCGTCCTATACCGTGGGGCGGTGGCCACAGCGGGGAGGGAGACGGCGATGAGCCCGGCTCACGGCGTCGCGAGGCCTTCGATGCGTTGTCCCAGACCGGTGAACGGTCCTGTCAGGAGGGTCTGTGTCAGAAGTGACTGACGCCGAGGAGTCGTCGGTGCCCGAATCGAAGGCGTCGACCCAGGCAG contains these protein-coding regions:
- a CDS encoding tRNA adenosine deaminase-associated protein; this encodes MGIVRLEEVVVCPFNDDDVDRFGEDRGNDDAERVDGDTEALDDTDDLDDTEQLDADTDYEDLDDDTDYDDGEDSDDDDDDDDDDEDDDDEEDDDDLDDLEDAGSDEIDLVVALYHDDGERIAVPLDSGLANDLDEFITQLRRIPGDAGAVGMISIDHQFYVIVRVRGRNVQVFLSDAVQGNDWPVARDVADYLGEDIPDADDDSEAIGDFDLLSDAGISEFDMEAFADLDEDSDEVLGRIARRINFGPQFDRASSASIR
- the tadA gene encoding tRNA adenosine(34) deaminase TadA: MSRALELGDETAARGDVPVGAVLLAPDGSVLAEAANERERTGDPTAHAEVLAIRRAAAALQGESDGWRLEGCTLVVTLEPCTMCAGAIVASRIGRLVFGAFDPKAGAVASLWDVVRDPRLNHRVEVHSGVMAQEASAQLTDFFAARR